The Desulfovibrio sp. region AGCAGTCGAAGTCATCCTCGCCTTCCGGAGCGTTGCCGCCCAGCAGCTCCTGCATGCTCTGCCGCCCCACGGGCTGGCCGTGGCGCACAGGGCATTCAATACTCTCTTTGCGAATTTCGCTCATGCCTCGTCTCCTCCCTGCCAGCTCAGGGCGTCGGCCTCTTTGGCGCGCTCCCGCAGCTCGGTCAGGCCCGACCACTCTGGCACGCCACGCAGGGGAATGCGCACGGGGTAGGTTTTGCGCAGCGGGTGGCCCTGCCAGTCATCAGGCAGTAAAATGCGGCGCAGGTCGGGGTGCCCCTTGAAATGTATGCCCATGAGGTCAAAAACCTCGCGCTCAAGCCAGTTTGCCACGGGCCACAGCGGCACGGCAGAATCAATGCCCGCCTCGGGGTCTTCCAGCTGGGCGCGCAGGCGCAGGGCCACGCGCTGCGTGACCGAGTACAGGTTGTACACAACCTCGAAAGCACCAAGGCCCTGTTCGTGACGACGGCTGTTGTCCACCCCGCAGAGCGAGCGCAGGTGCATTAGGCCAAGCTGCTGCCTGGCGTACACGAGCACATCAAGAATGCGCTCGTGGCGCAGCAGCACGGCCACCTGTCCTCGGTGCTCCCTGATGTCGAGCACTTCCCGAGGAAAAGCCTCACGCAGCAAACGCGCTATCTCCAGGGACTCCATCGAAATTGCTCCTTGTTAATTTTCTCCTGCAACTTGATAAAGCCGTCAAAAAGCGCCTCTGGTCGCGGGGGACAGCCCGGCACGTACACGTCAACCGGTACAATCTGGTCCACACCCTGGGTTACGGCATACGACTGAAAAAGCCCGCCGCTGCAAGCACAACTGCCCATGGCAAGCACATAGCGCGGCTCGGGCATCTGGTCGTACACCCTGCGCAGCACCGGAGCCATTTTTTTGCTCAGGGTTCCGGCCACCACCATGCAGTCGGCCTGCCTTGGGCTGGCGCGAAAGATAATGCCAAAACGGTCAAGATCGTGGGTGGATGCGCCAGTGGCCATCATTTCGATGGCGCAGCAGGCAAGGCCAAAGGTTACCGGCCAGATGGAACCGCGCCGCCCCCAGTTGACCAGGGAGTTGAGCGGCCCAAGCACTGCATTGGCACCGGGAAAAAACCGCAGGCCGTCCTTGTGCACCACAAGGGGCTGGCCGTCGTGCGCTGCGGGGCGCGTAACTACTTCACCCATTCGAAGGCCCCCTTCTTCCAGGCATAGGCATAGGCCAGTATGAGCAGGGTCATGAAGGTCAGCATTTCTACCAGCCCAAGGCTGCCCAGGCGTACAAATTCCACGGCCCAGGTGTAGAGATAGATGGCTTCCACATCGATAATGACAAAGAGAATGGCAACGTAATAAAACTTGATGGAAAAGCGCGTGCGGGGCGCTGCGGTTGGCTCGTTGCCGGATTCATAAGGCATGAGCTTTTCGCGATAGGGCCGACGCATGCGGAAAAACCGTCCGAAAAAGAGCGTGAGCACGCCAAACAGCAGCGCAATTATCAGCAGCAGCAAAATGGCAAGATACTCTTCTCCGGCAACCGTGCGCACCATAAAAGCCACCTTGTTGAATGCCCTGGCAATCACCGCAGGGCGATTGTAGCAGGTCGGCACCGCCCTTCCCGCTGTACGGCGGGAAGCCACATGGCGGAATGCACCCTGCTTACGGCTATTTCTTTCCTGCCCCGGGCCAGAGCCCTCTATGGCTCCGGCCCGGACAGGCAACATCCGCTAACAGTCTGGCTCAAGGCCAACCGCAGGCCTTGCTGCCAGCCAGCACCTAAAGCCCGGAAGGCCGGCTGCGCTGGATCTGCTCGGCAAACTCCTGCCTTTTGTCCTGACTTGCCGCATCCGGCGTGGAAAAATGTAGGCAGCTCATGGCGCAGGTGGTAACGCAGGCGGGTTTGAGGCCCTGATCAATGCGGTCGCGGCACAGGTCGCACTTGTCGACCTTGCCGGTCTGGGCATTCCACTGCGGCGCAGCCCACGGGCAGGCGGTAATGCAGGCCTTGCACCCCACGCAGAGAGATTTTTCCACATAGACTATGCCGTCGTGCCTGCGGCGCATGGCCCCTGTGGGGCAGGCCTTGACGCACCACGGATTTTCACAGTGAAAGCACGAGGTGTAGACAAAACCAAGGGTTGGCTTAGGTTCTGTCTGCTCTACCGAGAGAACACGGCAAAAAAAGGCTCCCGGCCCGCCGTTGTGCAAACTGCGGCACTGAACCTCGCAGGCCTTGCAGCCAATGCATTCTGCCGAATTGTGCATGACAATATATTTGCTCATAACCATCCTCCCACGCTGACCGGTGGGTTATGTCGAACGTTTTGGCAGTATCAGTTCATCCCTCTGACAATACTGGCAAAGGGCCGAAATTACGCGCTGGCACGGGCCACCTTTTGCAGGGTGACAAAGTGTTCCTGCATGGCCAGACCGCCGCCGCCCAGATCCTGCATATCAAGGCCGCCACGCAGGCATTTGCTGTCAGAAATGCCCTGATGGTAGGCCCGGCTTTCGCAAGGCAGGTCGTGCCCGAAACCGTGCACCACAAAAATGGCCTCTGGGTGGATGGCAGGGGTAATCTTGACCCCGGCCTCGCCCATGGCATTGCCAGCGGCATCAAGCACACGCACCCTGTCGCCGGGGTTGAGGCCTTCAGCCTTGGCCTTTTTGCTGTTGATCCACACTGTGTTTTCGGGAACCTGCTCGAGCAGCAGGGGATTATTCATGGTGTGCCCCTGAGTGTGCACGGCCACACGCCCAAAGGTGATGCGGTAGGCCCCCTCGGGCGGGGCCACGGGCGGAGTGTAAGGCGGCAGCATGTTGACGCCACACCCCTTGCCAAAGCCCTCGCTGGTCAGCTCTACCTTGCCCGATCCCGTGGGAAACGCATAAGAATTCAGCTCCACGTACAACGGGTCGGCAGTAAGCGAAACAAAGCCTTTTTCGGTAAAGTCGACGCTGGTGAGGCCTGTGCCCTCAAGCTGGTACCGCCACACATCCTCTGCCGTTTCAAAGACCAGGGGGTCGAGGCCCAGACGCTTTGAGAGCCCGCTGATGATTTCCCAGTCGGCCTTTGTATCATAGCGCGGCGGAATGGCACGGTTGCGCACAAAAAACTGCGGCTTGAGGCCATTTTTGGTGGCAATGATGCTCTCGCGCGAAAGGTAGGTCGAAAGGGGCAGCACCACGTCCGAGTACCAGGCAGTGTCTGACCACGAAAAGGTAACGCTCACCAGCAGATCAAGGCCGTCAAAGCGCTTGCGCAGGGCATCGGGATCGGGGTAGCCCTGCAGGGGGTCGTGCCGCCAGGCTATGTAGGCCTTGACCGGGGCCGCGCCCTGCGGGGGGTTGCTGATGGCCTCAAAAGCCTTGTGCAGCAGGCCCTTACCAGGATCAAAAGCCTTGTTGTCCGTGCCGAGGCCATCGGCGCGCAGCCCCTTGGGTGCAGGGAAGAGATCCACAAACTTTTTCAGGCCGTGCTTGCCACATTCCTTGGGCGTACGGCCGGGCACAATACCGCCCTTGCTACCCAAGCCGCCCAGCAGGGCCGTAATAACCAGCGCTGTGCGCGAAACCTGGAAAGAATCCGCGTAGCGCGAGGTCATCCAGCCGGGGTGCCAGATAACATGAGGGGCCGCAGCGGCAAGCGTCTGCGCGAGCCGTACAATGGCCTGCGCGTCTACCTGGCACTGCTCTGCCGCCCACTCTGCCGTATAGGGCGCCACAAACTGGGCCAGCTCTGCAAAGCCCGTGGTGTGGGCGTCCACATAATCCTTGTTATACAGATTGCGGGTAATGAGCGTGTTGATGATGGCCAGATTGAAGGCATAGTCCGTACCCGGGCGGATAAGCAAAAAATCGTTGGCCTTGGCGGCCGAAACATTGTGGCGGATGTCGATTACCGTCAGCTTGCAGCCCTTGCGCAGGGCCTGCATGACGGTTCTGGCTTCGCCGAGGTTGATGGCCTCAAAAATATTGCGGGTTTGCAGCACAATGTGCTTGCAGTTGGCAAAGTCGTTTACCGCCATGCCGCGCCCAAAGCCCATTACAGCCTTGCAGGCATGGTGGGCATTGAGGTCGCACGAGGTGCTGTGCGTACAGACATTTGGCGAACCAAGGCCGCGCATAAAGCCACGGTAAAGATCGGCAAAGGGGCCATCGCGGTCAGACCACAGCACGGCTTCCTTGCCGTGTTGCTGCTGCACATCGGCAATTTTTTTGGCCACATAGTCAAAGGCCTCGTCCCACGACACCTTTTTCCATTTGCCCTCGCCACGCTCACCCACGCGAATGAGCGGCGTCTGCGGGCATTCGGCTTCGCGTTCCAGCGCCTTGCCGGCAACACCACGCGCGCACAGGGCCCCCTTGAGCGGGCTGTGCGGGTTGCCATAAATCATACCCACAGCACCGTCACTTATTTCTACCGAAATAGGACACCTGGCGGTGCACATTCCGCATACACTCTGAACCAACTGCATACTGCCCATAGTGCTTCTCTCGTGCGAGTAAGGATGTTGACGCCTGCCAAAGGCTCTTGTTTCAGGCCAACCCCAAAACCACTTTAAAAAATGACTGCATTATCGCAGATGTATTGTGTTACTAGGCACCAAAGCCAACGTAACTGTACCAATCTGGTCAGATAAAAAAATCAGGAAGCATTGTCGTTAGCACAGTTCAATTTTCATTTCTAGCTACGTTCGCGTTTTCACACAATTTCTTTAAGGTCTAATTTAATTGTACTTTTTTTAATTTGTGTAACCACTCAACTTTTTTAGTTCATAAATCTAGAGTGTTAGGAGTATCGCTTTTTTATACATTAGTGATAAGATATTTATTTCACGCAAATCTTTTACATTCACGCTGAAAAACATACTATATAAGTATAAAATAGAAAGCATAGCACATGCTGTACTTACAAAAATGCATATGATTGCATGCTGATGCAGCGGCCCACACGAAAAAACAAATCAATACAGTATGAATTACGCGCGATCCACGTGGCATTCGATGGACATGGCCAAAGACCATGCACCATAAACTGACCGGGCAGAACCGCTGGCGGTTTATTCCGTCAGAATGCGACAATAGGATTTGGCAAGGAACGCGACTGAAGGCGGACGGGCTGAAGAAAGGCTGGTTGGGAAAAAAAGCGCTGAGTGCGAAAAAAAGTGACAAAACAGGGAGGAAGTGAGTGGAAAAAGAGAATCAGTCGGCAGAAGCGCCAAAGGCGGCGGCGAGAACAGAAATTTCCTGCACCTGTGAAGGAGTCATATCCTGCAAGGTAAAGCCCGGGCGCGCAAGATAAAAACCCTGTGCCAGATCAAAACCCAGGGCTATGACGCTTGCCAGCTCTTCATGGGTTTCGACACCCTCTGCAACAGTCAGTATGCCCTTGGAACGGCAGTATACAAGAATATTGGACAGGAATTCTTTTTTGGCTGCAGGCGCTTTGTGAATGGAGCGGATAAAGAAGCTGTCTATCTTGAGAATCTCGGGCGAGATATTTAACAGTCGCAATGCGTTGGAATGCGCACAGCCAAAGTCGTCAATGGCAATAAAGGCCGCCACCTCTGCCCGTAGCTCGCGAATTTTGCGGGCCAGGCCGTCTTCACTGGTGGCTGTTTCAATGATCTCAAACACCATATTACGACTGATTTCTTCGTAACACGGATGCAGATTGCGCAGCTCGTTCACATCAAGGTACTGCGCCGAGATGGCATTGAAAAATATTTTTTTGCTGCCAAGCGATGCCAGGTGCTCGCCCATCCAGTCAAAAATCATCCTGAAGGTCAGGTGCTCAAGCTGGGGCAGTTTTGACTGGGCTTCGGCCAGCTGCAACATATCGAGCGGTGAGGCGAAATGCGGCGTCGTGGAGCGCATGAGGGCTTCATAACCGTAGATGGAGCCGTCTCTGAGGCTAACGATGGGTTGAAAGGCAAAGCGTATCAGCTGCCCCTCAAGCAGCTCGTCCAGGCGCTCCTGCCTGCTGAGAATATTGGCCTTGGCGCGATAAATTTCGGGGTTAAAGCGCATGAGCGTGCCACGGTTGAAGTTCTGCACCTCAAACATGGCGTGGCTGGCGTAGTTCATTAGCACGTCACCAGTCATCGCGTCGCTGGGGTACACGGCAACCCCTAGCGAAGCCCGTATGCGCACGATTTCATTAGGTAAATCAATGGTGGTATTCAACAGGGTCTTGCGGTTGTCCTGCGCAAAACGCAGGGCGCTCTCCTCACTGTCAAAACCATGGGCGTAGACCGCAAATTCGTTGCCCGCGGTGCGCGCCAGCAGCACCGATTCGTTTTCACACATACGCAGAACTTCAACAACCTTGCTGATATACATGTCGCCACAGTCGTAACCGTGGGTATCGTTAACATACTTGAGATTATCGAGCCCACATGAAAAAAGCACCCCAAATTTGCCGGGCTGCATCTGCAGGGCCTCGCGCAGGCCACGCACAAAGGCCTTGCGGTTCATCAGGCCGGTTTCAACGTCGTGGTTCTGGTCGTGCTCTACCTGCTGTTTGCAGGTATGCGCCTGATCTATAAGAAAATTGAGCCCTTCCGACAGTTCACCCATATCATCAATGGCAGGCATGGGGTAACCGGCGCTAAATAGCAGCAGCTGCCTGGCCAGGCGTTTGAGCTTGGCGTGCAGACTTTCGAGGTGTGTGGAAAAATTGCGACAGGATCGTGGCGGACGAACGGAAAAATCACCTTCTGCCAGTGCTGCAGCATAGGCAGAAAGATCTGCGCACGCTCTCGCGAGTTCGCACAGCTTTTCTGCACCCGGCTGCTGCCTGCAACCTTCAAACTCGGCCAGGGCAGCATCAAAGCGCCCTTGCAACAAGTTATCAAGCCCGGTTTCAATGTCCATGCGCGCGCCTCAAAAATGAGCCTCAAGAAAAGTTGAAAAAAACATGCGCGCGGTCAGCCCCGCACATGGGCTACGCATTGAGTTCAGCAAAACCGGAGCCCTGCGCGCCAGCCATGCTCTGAAACACGGCCACGCTTACGGCTTCTGGGTCGCACCCCTGAGGCAGATACTCAAGCACATCATCGCCAAGAGTCGCCGGGGTGTCGTGACTGTAACGCGCCAGACAGTTGGCCACGGCGAGCAGCCGCGCTTCCATCCTGAAGCTTGTGGCAAGCTCTGGCGAATGGTGCAGATTGATGGGTTCGGTAAGCACCAGCGGCAGCTTCCAGTGGTGCAGCACGGCGGCACCAATGAGGGCATGGTCCATGCCCCATTCGGCATTTTCAGCCTCAAAAGTTTCCACAGATTCTACCTGCTCTAT contains the following coding sequences:
- a CDS encoding GGDEF domain-containing protein, which codes for MDIETGLDNLLQGRFDAALAEFEGCRQQPGAEKLCELARACADLSAYAAALAEGDFSVRPPRSCRNFSTHLESLHAKLKRLARQLLLFSAGYPMPAIDDMGELSEGLNFLIDQAHTCKQQVEHDQNHDVETGLMNRKAFVRGLREALQMQPGKFGVLFSCGLDNLKYVNDTHGYDCGDMYISKVVEVLRMCENESVLLARTAGNEFAVYAHGFDSEESALRFAQDNRKTLLNTTIDLPNEIVRIRASLGVAVYPSDAMTGDVLMNYASHAMFEVQNFNRGTLMRFNPEIYRAKANILSRQERLDELLEGQLIRFAFQPIVSLRDGSIYGYEALMRSTTPHFASPLDMLQLAEAQSKLPQLEHLTFRMIFDWMGEHLASLGSKKIFFNAISAQYLDVNELRNLHPCYEEISRNMVFEIIETATSEDGLARKIRELRAEVAAFIAIDDFGCAHSNALRLLNISPEILKIDSFFIRSIHKAPAAKKEFLSNILVYCRSKGILTVAEGVETHEELASVIALGFDLAQGFYLARPGFTLQDMTPSQVQEISVLAAAFGASAD
- a CDS encoding 4Fe-4S dicluster domain-containing protein, yielding MSKYIVMHNSAECIGCKACEVQCRSLHNGGPGAFFCRVLSVEQTEPKPTLGFVYTSCFHCENPWCVKACPTGAMRRRHDGIVYVEKSLCVGCKACITACPWAAPQWNAQTGKVDKCDLCRDRIDQGLKPACVTTCAMSCLHFSTPDAASQDKRQEFAEQIQRSRPSGL
- a CDS encoding NADH-quinone oxidoreductase subunit C; the protein is MESLEIARLLREAFPREVLDIREHRGQVAVLLRHERILDVLVYARQQLGLMHLRSLCGVDNSRRHEQGLGAFEVVYNLYSVTQRVALRLRAQLEDPEAGIDSAVPLWPVANWLEREVFDLMGIHFKGHPDLRRILLPDDWQGHPLRKTYPVRIPLRGVPEWSGLTELRERAKEADALSWQGGDEA
- a CDS encoding NADH-quinone oxidoreductase subunit A; the protein is MPTCYNRPAVIARAFNKVAFMVRTVAGEEYLAILLLLIIALLFGVLTLFFGRFFRMRRPYREKLMPYESGNEPTAAPRTRFSIKFYYVAILFVIIDVEAIYLYTWAVEFVRLGSLGLVEMLTFMTLLILAYAYAWKKGAFEWVK
- a CDS encoding molybdopterin-dependent oxidoreductase, with protein sequence MGSMQLVQSVCGMCTARCPISVEISDGAVGMIYGNPHSPLKGALCARGVAGKALEREAECPQTPLIRVGERGEGKWKKVSWDEAFDYVAKKIADVQQQHGKEAVLWSDRDGPFADLYRGFMRGLGSPNVCTHSTSCDLNAHHACKAVMGFGRGMAVNDFANCKHIVLQTRNIFEAINLGEARTVMQALRKGCKLTVIDIRHNVSAAKANDFLLIRPGTDYAFNLAIINTLITRNLYNKDYVDAHTTGFAELAQFVAPYTAEWAAEQCQVDAQAIVRLAQTLAAAAPHVIWHPGWMTSRYADSFQVSRTALVITALLGGLGSKGGIVPGRTPKECGKHGLKKFVDLFPAPKGLRADGLGTDNKAFDPGKGLLHKAFEAISNPPQGAAPVKAYIAWRHDPLQGYPDPDALRKRFDGLDLLVSVTFSWSDTAWYSDVVLPLSTYLSRESIIATKNGLKPQFFVRNRAIPPRYDTKADWEIISGLSKRLGLDPLVFETAEDVWRYQLEGTGLTSVDFTEKGFVSLTADPLYVELNSYAFPTGSGKVELTSEGFGKGCGVNMLPPYTPPVAPPEGAYRITFGRVAVHTQGHTMNNPLLLEQVPENTVWINSKKAKAEGLNPGDRVRVLDAAGNAMGEAGVKITPAIHPEAIFVVHGFGHDLPCESRAYHQGISDSKCLRGGLDMQDLGGGGLAMQEHFVTLQKVARASA
- a CDS encoding NADH-quinone oxidoreductase subunit B, coding for MGEVVTRPAAHDGQPLVVHKDGLRFFPGANAVLGPLNSLVNWGRRGSIWPVTFGLACCAIEMMATGASTHDLDRFGIIFRASPRQADCMVVAGTLSKKMAPVLRRVYDQMPEPRYVLAMGSCACSGGLFQSYAVTQGVDQIVPVDVYVPGCPPRPEALFDGFIKLQEKINKEQFRWSPWR